A stretch of the Aggregatibacter sp. HMT-949 genome encodes the following:
- the surE gene encoding 5'/3'-nucleotidase SurE, with the protein MRILLSNDDGFHAEGIRVLAAELRKFADVVIVAPDRNRSAASGSLTLVEPLRPRHLDNGDYCINGTPADCVHLALNGFLSGRVDLVVSGINAGCNMGDDTLYSGTVAAALEGRHLGLPAIAVSLDGRQHYETAARVVADLIPKLHNQLLNPREIININVPDLPYDELKGYQVCRLGYRSSAAEVIKQKDPRDEAIYWIGPSGLPQDESEGTDFYAVKNGYVSITPIQADMTAHHSLQALQGWLERE; encoded by the coding sequence ATGCGAATTTTATTAAGTAATGACGACGGCTTTCACGCCGAAGGCATTCGGGTTTTAGCGGCGGAATTGCGCAAATTTGCCGATGTAGTGATTGTCGCACCGGATCGCAACCGCAGTGCGGCTTCCGGTTCGCTGACCTTAGTGGAACCGTTACGTCCGCGCCATTTGGATAACGGTGATTATTGCATTAACGGTACGCCGGCGGATTGCGTACATTTGGCGTTAAATGGCTTTTTGTCCGGCCGAGTGGATTTGGTGGTGTCAGGTATTAACGCCGGTTGCAATATGGGCGACGATACGCTGTATTCCGGCACTGTAGCTGCCGCATTGGAAGGGCGTCACTTGGGCTTACCGGCCATCGCGGTGTCGCTGGACGGCCGTCAGCATTATGAAACGGCAGCGCGTGTGGTGGCGGATTTGATTCCGAAATTGCATAACCAATTATTAAACCCGCGTGAAATTATTAACATTAACGTGCCGGATCTACCTTACGACGAACTCAAAGGTTACCAAGTGTGTCGCTTGGGTTATCGTTCTTCCGCGGCGGAAGTGATTAAACAAAAAGATCCGCGGGATGAAGCCATTTACTGGATCGGTCCTTCAGGCTTGCCGCAAGACGAAAGCGAAGGTACGGATTTTTACGCGGTGAAAAACGGCTATGTTTCCATCACACCGATTCAAGCGGATATGACGGCGCATCACTCATTGCAAGCTTTACAAGGCTGGTTGGAACGTGAATAA
- the truD gene encoding tRNA pseudouridine(13) synthase TruD, giving the protein MLEQLPYLTLSAPPQSTALLKQQCADFIVKEDLGYDMSGEGEFVALKVRKTGATTLFVGEKLAKFAGVSERNMGYAGLKDRQAVTEQWFCLQMPGRETPDFSRFELEGVEILAVTRHNRKIRTGSLRGNYFEILLRGAQPTDELKTRLDLVQNVGFPNYFTEQRFGRDGYNLTQALRWAQGEIKVKERKKRSFYLSAARSEIFNLVVAARIEQDVANRILPNDILQLNGSHSWFRVAEGENSTALEARLAHNDILLTGPLIGEPNLAAADIENTIVAQHDAFAPLMKQEKMKAARRPLLMRAQDFHWQFIEDGLKLNFYLPAGSYATALVRELVKLC; this is encoded by the coding sequence ATGCTCGAACAATTGCCTTATCTCACCTTAAGCGCGCCACCCCAATCCACCGCGTTGCTAAAACAACAATGTGCCGATTTTATTGTAAAAGAAGATCTCGGCTACGACATGTCGGGCGAAGGCGAATTCGTGGCATTGAAAGTGCGCAAAACCGGCGCAACCACTTTATTTGTCGGTGAAAAATTGGCGAAATTTGCGGGCGTATCGGAACGCAATATGGGTTATGCCGGCTTAAAAGATCGTCAAGCCGTTACCGAACAATGGTTTTGCCTACAAATGCCGGGACGAGAAACACCGGATTTCAGCCGCTTTGAATTGGAGGGCGTGGAAATTTTAGCCGTGACCCGACATAACCGTAAAATCCGTACCGGCAGCTTACGGGGCAATTATTTCGAAATTTTATTACGCGGCGCGCAACCGACCGATGAACTGAAAACGCGCTTGGATTTGGTGCAAAATGTCGGTTTTCCGAATTATTTTACGGAACAACGTTTCGGTCGCGACGGTTATAATCTGACGCAGGCATTGCGTTGGGCGCAAGGTGAAATTAAGGTAAAAGAGCGTAAAAAACGCAGTTTTTACCTGTCCGCTGCGCGTAGCGAAATTTTTAATTTAGTGGTGGCGGCGCGCATTGAGCAAGACGTGGCGAATCGAATTTTGCCGAACGATATCCTGCAATTAAACGGCTCACACAGTTGGTTTCGGGTTGCGGAAGGTGAAAATAGCACCGCATTGGAGGCCCGTCTGGCGCACAATGATATCTTACTCACCGGGCCGTTAATCGGCGAACCGAACCTCGCCGCCGCAGACATCGAAAATACCATTGTGGCGCAACACGATGCGTTTGCACCGTTGATGAAACAGGAAAAAATGAAAGCCGCGCGCCGTCCGTTATTAATGCGCGCGCAGGATTTTCATTGGCAATTTATCGAAGACGGGCTGAAATTAAATTTTTACCTACCGGCAGGCAGTTATGCCACCGCATTGGTTCGAGAATTAGTTAAGCTTTGTTGA
- the rraB gene encoding ribonuclease E inhibitor RraB — translation MTDFTELQSETREIIADLLNDGSDPTALYIIEHHVAHDNFDLLEKIALDAFKMGYEVSEAEEFEDDDGKPLFCFDIISEVELKAEIIDAQQKEILPLIERHQGVYDGWGTYFEDPNADEDEYGNDGEFFDEEDEEEEEEVEEEAEGKRLH, via the coding sequence ATGACTGACTTTACCGAGCTTCAAAGTGAAACTCGCGAAATTATCGCCGATTTATTAAACGACGGCAGCGATCCTACTGCACTTTATATTATTGAACATCACGTGGCGCATGATAATTTCGATTTATTAGAAAAAATCGCGCTGGATGCGTTCAAAATGGGCTATGAAGTGTCCGAAGCGGAAGAGTTTGAGGATGATGACGGCAAGCCGCTTTTTTGTTTCGACATTATTAGCGAAGTGGAATTAAAGGCAGAAATTATCGATGCGCAACAAAAAGAAATTTTGCCGTTAATCGAACGGCATCAAGGCGTTTACGACGGTTGGGGCACCTATTTTGAGGATCCGAACGCCGACGAAGACGAATATGGTAATGACGGCGAATTTTTCGACGAAGAGGACGAAGAGGAGGAGGAAGAAGTCGAAGAGGAAGCCGAAGGCAAGCGTTTACATTAA
- a CDS encoding SIMPL domain-containing protein (The SIMPL domain is named for its presence in mouse protein SIMPL (signalling molecule that associates with mouse pelle-like kinase). Bacterial member BP26, from Brucella, was shown to assemble into a channel-like structure, while YggE from E. coli has been associated with resistance to oxidative stress.) — translation MMKLKTLSLTLLAFSFVLSARADANAAQPNNVIAFNVIAFNVEAERQIERDLMQVNLFYQSEGKNLSALNKTVNTRLNKAIGIAKQYPAVAIQGNTRNTMVQYDGKGKQSGWLARVELMLESKDSQALSDVINALNDTLAIENISASVSDEKLTHVENELTQAVLEKFKNKALLIQNTLQMKNYRVMDLNISAANEHNYAPVYYEPTAKSALTLSESASNAVPLENGKETVRMRVKGRIELFSD, via the coding sequence ATGATGAAATTAAAAACCTTAAGTCTCACTTTATTGGCCTTTTCTTTTGTTTTATCGGCGCGCGCTGACGCCAACGCCGCACAACCGAACAATGTCATCGCCTTCAATGTCATCGCCTTCAATGTCGAGGCGGAACGCCAAATCGAACGCGATTTAATGCAAGTGAATTTATTCTATCAAAGCGAAGGCAAAAATTTGTCGGCGCTCAATAAAACCGTTAATACGCGTTTAAATAAAGCAATCGGCATCGCCAAACAATATCCTGCAGTGGCAATTCAAGGCAACACGCGTAATACCATGGTACAATATGATGGCAAAGGCAAACAAAGCGGCTGGCTGGCGCGCGTTGAACTTATGTTGGAAAGCAAAGATTCGCAAGCGCTGTCCGACGTAATTAACGCCTTAAACGATACGCTCGCAATCGAAAATATTTCAGCATCGGTGTCCGACGAGAAATTAACGCATGTAGAAAACGAACTCACTCAAGCCGTTCTGGAAAAATTCAAAAATAAAGCTTTGTTAATTCAAAATACTCTGCAGATGAAAAATTATCGCGTGATGGATTTGAATATCTCTGCAGCCAATGAACACAATTATGCGCCCGTCTATTATGAGCCGACGGCGAAATCTGCGCTTACGCTTTCGGAATCTGCCTCCAATGCGGTGCCGTTGGAGAATGGCAAAGAAACCGTGCGTATGCGTGTTAAGGGACGAATCGAGTTGTTTAGCGATTAA
- the slyD gene encoding peptidylprolyl isomerase — MNVAKNVVVSIAYQVRTQDGVLVDEAPANQPLEYLQGHNNLVIGLEKALEGKAVGDKFEVRVQPEEGYGEYNESMVQRVPKEVFQGVDELQVGMRFLADTDIGPVPVVITEVDGDEVVVDGNHMLAGQELHFTVEVVATREATLEEIAHGHVHGAHDHHHHDDEDGHGCGCGGHGHHHAHEHEHEHEHGGCCGGAHKHEHGHDHGHGGCGCGGH; from the coding sequence ATGAACGTAGCAAAAAACGTGGTGGTGAGCATTGCTTACCAAGTGCGCACGCAAGACGGCGTGTTAGTGGACGAGGCGCCGGCGAATCAACCGTTGGAATATTTACAAGGCCACAATAATTTAGTCATCGGTCTTGAAAAAGCCCTTGAAGGCAAAGCGGTGGGCGATAAATTCGAAGTGCGTGTGCAACCGGAGGAAGGTTACGGCGAATACAACGAAAGCATGGTGCAACGCGTGCCAAAAGAGGTGTTCCAAGGCGTAGATGAATTGCAAGTGGGAATGCGTTTCTTGGCAGACACCGACATCGGCCCGGTTCCGGTGGTGATTACCGAAGTGGACGGTGACGAAGTCGTCGTGGACGGTAACCATATGTTAGCCGGTCAAGAATTACACTTTACCGTAGAAGTGGTCGCTACCCGCGAAGCGACTTTAGAGGAAATCGCTCACGGCCACGTGCATGGCGCGCACGATCACCATCATCATGATGATGAAGATGGCCACGGTTGCGGTTGTGGCGGGCACGGCCATCACCATGCTCACGAACATGAGCACGAACACGAACATGGCGGTTGTTGTGGCGGCGCTCACAAACACGAACATGGCCACGATCATGGTCATGGCGGCTGTGGATGCGGCGGACATTAA